From the genome of Altererythrobacter sp. BO-6:
ATCCCCGAAGGATCGCTGCTGAAGCCGAAGTTCCCCGCCGCGCTGTCAGGCCGTACCCACGCGCTGGGGCGGATCTTCGACATCCTCGGCGGGTTGCTGGGCCAGAAGACCCCCGAATTCCTCAACGCGGCCGGGTTCAGCTCGTCGCCGCACCTGTTCTATTCGGGCTGGGACCGGCGAGGTGGCAAGGAACGTGAATGGTTCCAGCTGTTCCAGATCGGCTTCGGCGGGATTCCGGGCCGGCCGCTGGGCGACGGGCCTGACGGGCATTCGCTGTGGCCGGGCTTCACCAATGTCCCCAACGAGTTCCTCGAGCGCTATTTCCCCTTGCGGATCGAGCGCTATGCGACCGAGCCGGACAGCGGCGGCGCCGGCCTGCACCGCGGCGGCAATGGCATCCGCATGACCTATCGCTTCCTCGCTGACGGGCACATCGCGATCCATGACGACCGCTGGTTCGTGCCTCCCTGGGGCGTCAACGGCGGGCATCCCGGCATGCGCGCCAAGAAGGTGATCGAACGCGCCGACGGCAGCACCGAAATCGTCGGCAACAAGGTGGAAGATGTGCCGGTGAAGGAAGGAGACCTGCTCCACTTCATCACCTGGGGCGGCGGCGGCTGGGGCGACCCGCTCGAACGCGATCCGCAGGTCGTGGGCCTCGAAATCCGGCAGGGTCTTGTCACAGCCGAGGGCGCGCGCGCCTATGGCGTGGTGGCCGATGCGGATGGCACGGTCGATGCCGCAGCCACCGACAAGCTGCGTAGCGAAATGAAGGCCGCGCGCGGCGAATTGCCGCTGTTCGATTACGGGCCGGGCATCGAGGCTTTGCGTGCCAATTGCGAAGCCGAAACCGGCCTGCCTGCACCGCTCCAGCCCGTGTGGTAAAAGGAACGAAAGCCTGCCCTGTCGCTTGATAGGGCAGGCAGGCGACCCAAGTCGCCGCAATTGCGGGAGCGCGCATGAACGATCCGGACATCATCACGGGGGGCGAAAGCGAATCGCTGACCTCGCCCGAGATCTATGTCGAGGTCGCGCGCGAGGGGATCGAGGAGATGGGCCGGCCCTCGGCCTCGCTGTTCTGGTCGGCCATTGCGGCAGGCTTCCTGATCTCTTTCTCGCTGCTGCTGAAAGCAGTACTGCATCACGAGACCGCCGATCTTCCGGCGGGCCATGCGATCGAAAGCCTGGGTTACACCATCGGCTTTATCCTGGTGATCTATTGCCGCTTGCAGCTGTTCACCGAGAACACGATCACCCCGGTCCTGCCGACCATCGCCAACCCGTCCGCGCGCAATGTCGGCAATCTCGGGCGGGTGTGGGGCATCAGCCTGCTGGCCAATTTCATCGGTACCGCGATCATGGCCTTGATGTTTGCCAAAACGCCGATGGTGCCGCCTGAAACGCTGCAATCGATGCTCTCGATCAGCCAGAAAGTGGCCGACCTCAGCTTCATGGAATCGCTGGTGAAAGGGCTGCCGTCAGGCCTGCTGATCGCGGCGCTGGTGTGGATGCGGCCCAGCTCGGGCGAAAGCTTCCTCGGGCTGATCCTGCTGGTGACCTATGTCATCGCCGTGGGCGGCTTCACCCATGTGGTGGTCGGATCGTGCGAGATCTTCCTGTTGGCCTGGACCGGCCAGGGCGCGCTCGGCGAAATGCTGCTGACCAATGTGCTCCCCACGCTGATCGGCAATGTGATCGGCGGAACCGTGCTGTTCGCGCTGATCGCCTGGGCGCAGATCCGGCGCGAGCTGAAGGCGACCGTTAGCCGCTTGCATGACGAAGCGGACGCTGGCAGCCGCCGCATGTAACGAAGCGATATCCGTGGGAGGACCAGAGAGATGACTTGCCTCAGCGCGCAATTCCGCCAGTTCGGCGGCCCCGAAGTGATCGAATGGGTGGAACGCGACATTCCCGCACCCGGGCCGGGCGAAGTGCTGATCGAACACAGCGCGATCGGGCTGAACTTCATCGACACCTATCACCGCACCGGGCTTTATCCGGTAGAATTGCCGAGCGGGTTGGGGCTGGAGGCGGCGGGCCGGATCACCGCGCTGGGCGAAGGCGTCACCGGTTACGAAGTGGGTAACCGCGTCGCCTATATGGGGCCGGGCCTTGGCGCCTATGCCACACACCGGGTGATGCCGGCCGACGCATTGTTCAAGCTGCCCGATGACGTGTCTGACGAAGTGGCCGCGGCCGCTATCCTCAAGGCCGCGACGACCGAGGCGCTGGTCGAACGCTGTGCGCATGTGAAAGCGGGCGACACCGTGCTGGTGCACGCGGCCGCGGGCGGGGTGGGCCTGATCATGGTGCAATGGCTCAAAGCGATCGGCGCGCAAGTGATCGGCACCGTATCCTCGGGCGCGAAGGCCGAGGCTGCACGCGAAGCGGGCTGCGACCATGTGATCCGCTATGACAGCGAGGAAATCGCCCCGGGCGTGCGCGAATTGACCGATGGCGCGGGCGTGTCGGTGGTGTTCGACGGGGTGGGCAAGGATACCTTCATAGCCTCGCTCGACAGCCTTTCCCCGCGCGGACTGCTGGTCAGTTTCGGCAATGCCTCGGGCCCGGTCGACGGGGTGAACCTGGGGGTCCTGGCGCAAAAGGGCTCGCTCTTCGTCACCCGCCCCACGCTGTTCCACTATTATGCCACGCCGCAGGATCGCAGCGCCGGGATTGCGCGGGTGTGGGACATGCTGGGCAGCGGCAAGGTCAAGGTCACGATCGGGCAGAGCTATGCGCTGAAGGACGCGGCGCAGGCGCATATCGATCTTGCCGCGCGCAAGACCACCGGCTCAAGCGTGCTGCTGCCCTAGCGCTGATCCTGGCCC
Proteins encoded in this window:
- a CDS encoding formate/nitrite transporter family protein, with the protein product MNDPDIITGGESESLTSPEIYVEVAREGIEEMGRPSASLFWSAIAAGFLISFSLLLKAVLHHETADLPAGHAIESLGYTIGFILVIYCRLQLFTENTITPVLPTIANPSARNVGNLGRVWGISLLANFIGTAIMALMFAKTPMVPPETLQSMLSISQKVADLSFMESLVKGLPSGLLIAALVWMRPSSGESFLGLILLVTYVIAVGGFTHVVVGSCEIFLLAWTGQGALGEMLLTNVLPTLIGNVIGGTVLFALIAWAQIRRELKATVSRLHDEADAGSRRM
- a CDS encoding quinone oxidoreductase, producing the protein MTCLSAQFRQFGGPEVIEWVERDIPAPGPGEVLIEHSAIGLNFIDTYHRTGLYPVELPSGLGLEAAGRITALGEGVTGYEVGNRVAYMGPGLGAYATHRVMPADALFKLPDDVSDEVAAAAILKAATTEALVERCAHVKAGDTVLVHAAAGGVGLIMVQWLKAIGAQVIGTVSSGAKAEAAREAGCDHVIRYDSEEIAPGVRELTDGAGVSVVFDGVGKDTFIASLDSLSPRGLLVSFGNASGPVDGVNLGVLAQKGSLFVTRPTLFHYYATPQDRSAGIARVWDMLGSGKVKVTIGQSYALKDAAQAHIDLAARKTTGSSVLLP